The genomic window ACCTCATCTGTGAAAAGCAGCTAATTGCTCTGAAAAGTTATTTGTGAAGCCCACAGACATTGTGGTGATAAGCAGCAAAGAAGAGATCATCAACAGAATCAGTAATTGTGTCTTCAGGGCAGGGCTTGAGCAGAGTGCACTCAGTAAGACATATTGATCAGTAAGAGCACCTCCCCTGTCATTAGGGCCGGTGATAGGAGGAATTTGTGCAGCACAGCTGAGTTCAGGCTGCCTAGGTGACTTCGGGATTGTCTAATTTTTGAGTGCTTGATTTTGCCACTCGCAGGATGTTCTTTAGCACGAGAGTCTGCCCGTGTGCCTGCACAGAGCAGGTGAAGGCACACAGTGGAGCTATTTGGATCTAAGCTGGTCTGCCACTTGTAAAGATGGTGTTTCTCTCACCTGAAGGGTACTTTTGGGGCAAAGCTACGCAGTACCGTTCAAACCCCAGAAATTTTCTGTCTGTGGTgtctgctgctttattttttcatttgcaaacGGAAAGATACGGTGAATTCGTTCACTTACGCCGCCCTCGTGCTGCATCCTATCCACACGCAGCTGAAGCCAGGGCCCTGGATTCCTGTATCGCTTCTGTTCTGCAGAGCCACAGGAACAGGGAAGCGGGCAGAGCCCGCAGCATGCAGGTTTCCTACTGCTCTCTTCTCGCAGCCTGTGGGGAAGTTGGGGATAAAGTACTTTATTGCCTTTGAACCACCACAAAACAAGTCGGACTTTCAATCTGATTCACTACGCACGGTTTGACCATTCCCTGTACAAATTTACGCTGCCATAAGACCTTCTCCACGTGTTTTGCAGAAGTAAAAAACTCTCACtttcttatttctgtatttattagcGGCGAAAATAAAACTAGAGCAACAAACAGTTCAGCATAACAAAATTCTGTTCGTGGGAGCTGTGATGCGAAATGCTTGCCAAAGTGCAAAGGAATCTGTAGTTTAAACACAGGTTGGAACTGGAtgttaaataaaaactgaagggatatacagagagcagaaagctgCCTCTCTGTTCCTGACGAGAAACGCTTAGGCAAAATTCTCTCTCCACTTTTGCAGGTTCATGATATCAAATTTCAAGCTCCGACTTTGGAAGAAAAGGAATCGTGGATAAAAGCTCTTAATGAAGGGATCAATAGAGGCAAAAACAAAGTATTTGATGAGGTAAGAGAAACAGTTTTCAACCCCAGTATTTCTGTGTCAGTTCTCATTCACTGCTGTTTGAGCTAGGAAGAGAACTTGCCCGAGACCCCACGCTGCATGCCAGGCATggtcaaaggaaagagaaagccCATTCACAGCTGGTATGCAGGGCAGACCAAGCTGCATCCCCACGGGCTAGGAGCTTTTAGTCCCTCCAGTTCTCAGCCCAAGAAGCTAGAACATGCAGAGAAGTGTTGGAGCCCTTCTGCCTCTTGCTGCTTTCCCCTCTCTTCTGGCAGGGTTAGATGCAGGGGCAGCAGGGTGAGTAAATGTGTGCCAGAGgcatgctctgtgctgctgacagCTAATGTCTCACTGGGAGGCCCATGGGACACCAGAGCTCACCAAAGTTAGTGGAAGATGGTCTGGGGGCTTCAGGGGGTTTTGGATCAGCCCCTCAGCGAATGCTCTGATGTTCCCCTGTCCTGGAGGAAGCCGCTGGGGCACAGAAGCAGCTCCACCAAGTCAGTAAGGACTCGTCTCCCCCCAATGTTGTGATTCTCAGCACCAAGTAGCCTGGAAATGGAGGTGTTTGGTTAGGACATAGCCCAGTCTTCAAGACTGGAAAAATCTGCAGTGACTCAGTCCAGCAGCTATTCTGCCTCCAGTCTGGAGTCCAGTGGAAAGTTACTCCGTGGCTTGTCAGCCCggctgctctcctgcctgcctctcAGCTGGCCCCAGCACCTGCACGCCCCagtcctcctctcctcctgatGTGCAGAGGCAAGGATGAAAATCGCACATCCCGGAGGCTGACTAACCGTGCTCAGCTCCCCTTTCGTGTGTGATCAGCCCCAGAGCAAACTGAAAGAGCACTACCAATTCTGCAGTTGTTTCTGTAACCGAAAGGAAGTGCACAAAACCACCGCCACGGGAATCACACAAGAGCTGGGCAGGGTAGCTAGGAGACTAAGAAATCAGCAAGATGTGTCGAGCAGAGGAAACCAAAGCAGTGAGTAAAAGTCAAGGGCTGAGCCCTGTCGGTGTGGTGCTAGAAAATTCAAACCCTGAGAGCTTGGTCTTTGCTTTTACAAGGCAAAAgctggaggagaggctgagatgTGCTCCTTTTTTTGCTTGGGTAAATGACATCCAGCGTCAGGTTTTTgctggcagctgggagcagcagggaggatgTTACAAAGTggagcagcagagagctgagcAGCCAGGCCTGCTCTCACGTTACAGCGGGTGGGAGATGAGATGTCCTGTAACACAGCGCTGCTCAGCCCTTGCTGGAGACCTGACGCCATCCCTGAGCTGTCCGGAGGGGCACGGCAGTGGGCAGCAAAGCCCAGCACGGCGTGGTGGGGTCTGGGGTCTTAATCTGGAGGTTCTGCTCCTTAGGAGGACCTGGATACTCAGAGAGAGACAGCTTTTAATTCTCCTTCATTGCAATTAGCATCAGACCTCGGATTTAAAGTGTTGCTGCACAGGCTAGGCACAAGCTGATGGCTCAGGCTTGGAGCAGCTCCACTGAAAGCTGTAAAAGTGCCCTGCTGTATCAGCCAGGGATTGGGAcccaatttttccttttaaacccTTCTTTCACCCTCACCAGCTTTTCTTACAGGACAGCCTTGTGGTCCGAAGGGCAGCAAACCGTGCTGACCTTTCACCGTCCTCCACACTGGCTCTGACCCTCAGCTGTGGCCAGCAGAAAATGGGAGAGCtgcccagagagcagagctgcacgACAGCCCTTCCTGGCTGCCCACGCCTCAACCCAGCACTGCCACCCCTGCCACCACGCTGAGGACAACCTCAGAGTGCCTGGGCTGGCTTTAGAGGCTCTGCTGCCCATGGGatgcctgtccccagccccaggagggtGGCAGACAGTGAGAAATACCTGCAGTGGGGTTGGGCCCTCCCAAgctgggctgcccagagaggttgtggagtctccatccttggagatctccCTGGAGGTCTCCAGGAGCCAtctggacgtggtcctgggcaacctgctctcgGTGGCCCTGCTGATGGCCTCCAGAACTACCCTCCAACCTTCACCACCCTGTGGAACCTCACTGCCCGTGTGTGGGAGGCAGTGGATTTCTACTCTGATGCCGGGAAATGAATTTGTTAATTCAGCTACAGTTGCAATTAATCCAGGTCACTGCTCACACCTTCTATTCAGCTTCCTGCAGTCATTAGAGCTGTACAAGGGAAGGTCTATTCCGAAGAACTGCTGATACAGTTCACCGTCGGGTCACGGTTATTAATGGGCTTTCACCTCCGAGATGGCAACAGCAATTTCGGTGCCGTGCTCTGCCACACGCAGGAGCTGTTCCAAGCCCAGGCTGGGGTGGGGACAGCAAAGCCCACTGGTGCCCTTCTGTGTCCTGCCCTTTTGGCAGAGGGAGGGTTGGTGATTATGGACCTGAAGGTTGGGTGCTTTGCTCTGGAGTGCCTTTTAGATAAATGCCATTCTGCAGGTGATCGGTGCCTTAAATGTCCATCATGTACTATGGGGCTGTGCAAGCAAACTGTGCCTAAAGTCTGAGGCTAAGATTGTAATGGTGGAATATTCAAAAATCTTCCTGGATCCCAACGCTGCGTCCCTTCCTGTGTGCCAACACCACCTTTATAGACAGATCATAAGAAACTAAtacctcttttctttcctctctccctcccgTTCCCCCTTTTAAAGGTGAAAGTAGACGAGAGCCTTTCCTTGGACCATGTAACTCGGGACAGAGTGAAGATGACCCAAGGTCGCCGGCCACCCACGAGAAGCCACCTGAAGGAGGTAGGTGCCCTGCCTGGGGACTGAGCCATCTCCCAGCTGGGACCAGCACGAGCTGCACAGCCGCTGCTCCATCCAGCCACCAGCAAACCCCCAGGGAAAACCCAGGTGCCCGGAGAAAGCTCACAAGGAAAACAGCTTCCCCTGGGAAAGACGGTGCCAGCACCTCTTTAGCAACCCTCCAGGTTCCCATAGATCTGTAACTGCTGCAACGTGTTACGATATATTTAGCTTTCCATACCTCACGAGCCACTGCGCTGTCTGCTGAGAGCCATTACGGTTTCACTTTAATCAGAAGAGACCGAAGCtcctatatttattttctaagaagTGATGATTTTTGTAGCCACAATGGTCTGACGGCCCAAGAACTGCGTGGTCTGTGGAGAgaagcagtattttttattaaactaACTGGAAAAAGCAGGCAAGCTCTCGGGTTTACAAACCCTTCCTTCGGTCTGAACCAGAATACATTATTCTCCCAGGCGGCTTTATAGACTGGCCTGCCTACTCGTAACTGATTTTCTGGGTCTGTCacttaaaaaaagaaggaaagaaagagcacCACAGAATAAACCTGCGGTTCATTTCTATGGGAGAAGTTCTTATTAATGCGGGATTCCTGTGATTTACGAATAAGCTTCCACAGACAGATATGTTAGGAGGCCATTAATCTAAAGCAACGAAGGTTTTTAAATCAAACCTTCTTACTTCACACTTCCCAGGCTCTGAGTTATGTGTCTGCACAGCTCTCAGATGACCCTACTGCAGGAAATGAGATGCCCCAGGAGTTTTAACTTTGCATAGAAATGGAGGGAGAGTGTCTCTTCTAGAGAAATGCACGGGGATGGATCCCAGGTTCCCATCTATCCCTCcagaaaacagcagaacaaAACCCGACAGAAGCTGGAGAAGCAACGCTGTGTAGATTCTCTGATGCCTAGAATGGGTTCAGTAAGGCAGGAAGCCAGCTCACTGTTTTCATGAGATGCTTCAGATATCTGCAAGAGCTCTCACTTTCGGCCAAATCTGGGGGAAACTGGCTTGCAAATTCAAAAGCAGGAatgaggggaaagggggaggacAGAGCCTGCAGAAAGATGGGTGTCACAGGTAGCTGCAGCGCTGTGAAGGGAatgggatgatttttttttcagtgccaaAGCAGGCCAGGTAAGGAGGGGTGAGGGCCAAGCAGCCAGGATGCAGCTTGCCTCTGTGTGTCTTAGGGGCTGGAAAGGCAAAAGATGCTTCACCTAAACTCTCCGCGCTGCAGGAGGCTGCCcggagctgcagctggggccCTCACACAGGAACTGCCATCACATTTCTGCCCCCAGGGTGCCGAGCTCACACCCTGTAGCGTGTTTACCGCGTCCACCCTTTTTAGGATATCCCTCCCCTGCTCGAGAGGTTTGCACGCAGCCTGTGGTTTGAAGGTCTGATGGGCTGAGGCTTGGCCCCAGCGAGGCAGCGGTGAAATCAGGCTGAAGGGAGAGAGCAGAAGGCAACAGTCTTGCAAGAGCATCCCTGCTCAAGTGGCCTCAACACATGCTGACCATCCAAAGATTGGTTTGTTTTACATGTTCAAGTGGAAATAGGGCAGTCCTGAAAGCAGCTTTGAGGAAAACATCTGTAAATGAAAGGGGTAGGGAGATACAGCTAACCAGGATGAAGAGTTCAGGTTGTGCAGAGCTGAGAGCACAACACCAAGAGGAGAACAGAGACGCTAAGGTTATGGTGGAGCACGTTTTGAGATGGTCTGCTCAAAGGAAGtcgtaaaaaaaataattctgtgctTTAGTCCTCATTCTTGACTGCTTGTGGCTATTGGCTTTGTTATTCTTGTGCAAGTCGCTGCGCTATCAGGTGGAAAATAACTCAGCAGCAAAAACGCTCACGGCAGTCACAGAACATGTTGGTCTGGAGGAAAAACGGGGCTGTGCAGAGGGACGGGGGTGCTCCATTTGATGCTTTCGAGATTTGCCGCAGCGTACGTGAGCTGACCCTGCTTCCTGCTTTGTCGGGTGAAGTGTTCGGGACTCACGATTATCCCAGCTCATTAAATTCTGGCACAGCAGATCTCACTGGCTTTCACTTAGCAGATGAATGCAATGCTGTTAGAGGGGGGCTCGGGGTGATGCTGCACAGGAGAAGCTCCGTAGATTGCTCTTGAGCTGTAGAAGCAGCTGCTCTTGAGAGCACCATTTCTGTAATCAGTCAGATTCTCCTGGCAGTTTTGACAGATGTAAGTATAAATAGGGGGTGGATGTGTGAAGCAGTAATCCCCTGCCTTCGCCTTTCAGCTTCAGTTTTATGCTGCGAGTGTTTATACCGCTGTATCCATAGCAATTCCTTGAAGTTAAAGGATTGATGGAATAGAAATTGAAAAAGTTCCCTCTTGTGTTTCAGGCTGCCAAGTCTACGTCAGATGGTATTCTGAGACTAGATCTGGATATGGTAGACAATGGACCACCCACCTTTGACTCCACTATCAGCGAAAGTGACAATTCGCCACCTCAGAAAGAAACTCCAAAGCCACCCATGCCGCCTACAAAACCCACGGGCACAAAAGAAAGCCAAGATGCAGAGAACAGCGTTTCTGACCAGGAACACAAAACGCCTCTGCCTCCAGATCAGAAGCTTAAGGAAGGCTTAGCATCAAAGGACGATGTAAATGCCAAGGAAAAGGACTCTGTAAGCAGAGAGGAGAATGTGGAAGAATCCAAGGCACCAGGTGAGGAGAACAGAGAGAAACTTgctgagctcagcagcaagggCACATCAAAACCTCCAGTTCCTCTTCCCAAGAACGTGCCAGACAAGCTAAAAGTGGCTTGGGACCAACCGGTGTCTGAACTTGAAAACACAGAAGACTTGAAATCATCAGGAGACGGTAGCAAAGACAGCCCTGCTGAGACTGCTGCTGCAGATGTTACAaaacctcctgctcctcctcctaaGATCCTGTCAGAAAAGATGCTGGCCACTATGAACTCCAGCCACGGCGACCTGGAAGCTGGGGGCTTGGAGGATCTGGGGTCTGGCAGCTCCGAGCCCCCGGTGAACGGCGTCGAAGGCAGCAAAGTAGCAGAGTCCACATCCCCAACAGCTGAACCTAAAGAAGAAAACGGGACAAGCTTGGCTGAGAAGGAACAGCAAAGTTCAGCAGAACAGACACCAAGTTCCTTAGCTACAGAAACAGGCCAGGAGAGTGTAAAAGAAACTATCGAGAGGAAAACCTCCATAGAAAACACTTCGGGCCTCAAACTTCGCAGTTCGTCTCTGGGAGACTTACTGTCAGATTCCAAAAATACCCAGACAGCACTTCCAGGGCAAAGTATCCCCAAGGATTCCCATCACTGCTTAGCTAAAATGGAGGAGAAAGTTGCGAGCGAaagggaaaaggcagaaaaacttCTGCAGAAGGTTTTACATGGGGGGCTGGAGCAGGTCCAGGAGGGGAACGGACCCCCAGTGATGGCAGAGACATTACTCAACGAGGCAGTAGAACAACTTCGGCAAGCTACGCAAGTCTTGCAAGAAATTAAAGGTCTCGGAGAActgaaaaaagaagcaacacagaaacagaaagaaaagcaaaaggatcTAGTGACTCTCTATAGGAGAAGTGCTCCCTG from Anas platyrhynchos isolate ZD024472 breed Pekin duck chromosome 11, IASCAAS_PekinDuck_T2T, whole genome shotgun sequence includes these protein-coding regions:
- the PLEKHO2 gene encoding pleckstrin homology domain-containing family O member 2, which produces MEQDTKEEVSEKPKSALNAEKFGWIKKSSGGLLGLWKDRYVQLRKTQLVVFEDEDEQKCIETVELESYDKCQEVRALLKKKNRFILIRSPGKKVHDIKFQAPTLEEKESWIKALNEGINRGKNKVFDEVKVDESLSLDHVTRDRVKMTQGRRPPTRSHLKEAAKSTSDGILRLDLDMVDNGPPTFDSTISESDNSPPQKETPKPPMPPTKPTGTKESQDAENSVSDQEHKTPLPPDQKLKEGLASKDDVNAKEKDSVSREENVEESKAPGEENREKLAELSSKGTSKPPVPLPKNVPDKLKVAWDQPVSELENTEDLKSSGDGSKDSPAETAAADVTKPPAPPPKILSEKMLATMNSSHGDLEAGGLEDLGSGSSEPPVNGVEGSKVAESTSPTAEPKEENGTSLAEKEQQSSAEQTPSSLATETGQESVKETIERKTSIENTSGLKLRSSSLGDLLSDSKNTQTALPGQSIPKDSHHCLAKMEEKVASEREKAEKLLQKVLHGGLEQVQEGNGPPVMAETLLNEAVEQLRQATQVLQEIKGLGELKKEATQKQKEKQKDLVTLYRRSAP